The Arachis hypogaea cultivar Tifrunner chromosome 14, arahy.Tifrunner.gnm2.J5K5, whole genome shotgun sequence genome has a segment encoding these proteins:
- the LOC112742862 gene encoding uncharacterized protein, producing MAIDYFMKWVEAVPLIKVGQNEIIDFIEEYIIHRSGIPKTLSTDQGTMFTGQRIKNFAASRNINMIGNRPRTWHETLSQILWAYRNSPRGSTGTSPYKLVYGHDAVLPLEINLNTMRISRQDDLPVDDY from the exons atGGCAATAGATTATTTCATGAAGTGGGTTGAAGCTGTTCCTCTGATAAAGGTTGGGCAAAATGAAATAATAGATTTCATTGAGGAATATATAATTCATCGATCTGGAATTCCTAAAACACTAAGTACTGATCAAGGGACTATGTTCACTGGTCAACGAATTAAGAATTTCGCAGCCTCAAGGAACATTAATATG ATTGGAAATAGACCTCGAACTTGGCATGAGACTTTGAGCCAAATATTGTGGGCTTATCGAAACTCACCAAGGGGATCAACAGGCACTTCTCCTTATAAATTGGTATACGGGCACGATGCAGTTTTGCCATTAGAAATTAATCTCAACACTATGAGAATTTCAAGGCAAGATGATTTACCAGTCGATGATTATTAG